The following coding sequences are from one Triticum dicoccoides isolate Atlit2015 ecotype Zavitan chromosome 4A, WEW_v2.0, whole genome shotgun sequence window:
- the LOC119286131 gene encoding uncharacterized protein LOC119286131: MEPSAQGGPSTSTSVDDSQSVDRAEDSELFPSVPALNQAASNLAQIASYFTQCLPVPGYTGIPEEDQELAILPPVSTSGRPALQTSSAELDGSSLSPSVISSSQETLEISGQMAPFRVFQNGASLFQGLVDRARKTVRGSADDIGWLQRTQGLPAAEDGTTRFMEILDSVRKNEHKLPDAVVYLLVPGLFSNHGPLYFVKTKAYFSKMGLVCHIAKIHSESSVSKNAREIKEYIEEIYWGSRKCVLLLGHSKGGVDAAAALSLYWPQLKDKVAGLVLAQSPYGGSPVASDILREGQLGDYVMLRKLMEILVSKVLKGDLQALEDLTYERRKEFLAQHPLPPEVPIVSFHTEASITPSVLTALSHVAHVELPVAADGNPARIPVVMPLSAALAACSQLLVARYSEKSDGLVTRKDAEVPGSVAVRPERKLDHAWMVYSSMNEEPGDQANTSQVCEALLTLLVEVAQKRRHETAMKDE, from the exons ATGGAGCCCTCAGCACAGGGAGGGCCTTCTACTTCCACGTCG GTTGACGATAGCCAATCCGTCGATAGGGCTGAAGATTCAGAACTCTTCCCCTCTGTCCCAGCATTAAACCAAGCTGCGTCTAATCTTGCCCAAATAGCTTCGTATTTTACCCAGTGCCTCCCAGTGCCTGGTTACACAG GAATACCGGAGGAAGACCAAGAACTAGCAATACTTCCACCGGTCTCAACTTCTGGCAGGCCTGCTCTTCAGACTTCTTCTGCAGAGTTGGATGGCAGTAGCTTGTCTCCCAGTGTAATAAGTTCCTCTCAAGAAACCTTGGAAATCTCAGGGCAGATGGCACCTTTTCGTGTTTTTCAGAATGGAGCTTCACTATTTCAAGG TCTCGTAGATCGTGCTCGGAAAACTGTACGTGGTTCAGCAGATGATATCGGATGGCTTCAGCGCACTCAAGGCTTACCTGCAGCTGAGGATGGGACGACCAGATTTATGGAGATCCTTGACTCCGTGAG AAAAAATGAGCACAAGCTACCTGATGCGGTGGTGTATTTGTTAGTTCCAG GTTTATTTAGTAACCATGGGCCACTTTACTTTGTGAAGACAAAAGCATACTTCTCCAAAATGGGTCTGGTTTGTCACATTGCCAAGATTCACAGTGAG TCTTCAGTAAGTAAAAACGCAAGGGAGATAAAAGAATACATTGAAGAAATATACTGGGGATCAAGGAAATGTGTGCTCCTTCTCGGTCATAGCAAGGGTGGTGTAGATGCGGCAGCAGCTCTGTCACTCTACTGGCCACAACTGAAAGACAAGGTTGCAGGTTTGGTACTAGCTCAAAGCCCCTATGGAGGAAGCCCAGTTGCTTCTGATATCCTAAGAGAGGGGCAGCTTGGTGACTATGTCATGCTACGCAAGCTTATGGAGATTTTGGTTTCGAAAGTCCTTAAG GGTGATTTGCAGGCGCTAGAAGATCTGACATATGAAAGGAGGAAAGAATTCCTGGCGCAGCACCCATTGCCCCCCGAGGTGCCAATTGTATCATTCCACACGGAGGCAAGCATCACCCCCAGTGTGCTGACAGCCCTCTCTCATGTTGCGCATGTTGAGCTGCCGGTTGCCGCTGACGGCAATCCTGCGAGGATTCCTGTTGTAATGCCACTTTCAGCTGCCTTGGCAGCATGCTCGCAGCTGCTGGTGGCGAGGTATAGTGAGAAGAGTGACGGTCTTGTGACGAGGAAGGATGCTGAAGTTCCCGGATCGGTGGCGGTCCGACCAGAGCGGAAGCTGGACCATGCGTGGATGGTGTATTCCTCGATGAATGAGGAGCCTGGGGATCAGGCGAACACGTCGCAGGTATGCGAAGCTCTGCTGACTCTGCTTGTCGAGGTTGCGCAGAAAAGGAGGCATGAGACGGCCATGAAAGACGAATAG